From one Perca flavescens isolate YP-PL-M2 chromosome 4, PFLA_1.0, whole genome shotgun sequence genomic stretch:
- the arl8bb gene encoding ADP-ribosylation factor-like protein 8B isoform X3 gives MLQWSGQFSEDMIPTVGFNMRKVTKGNVTIKIWDIGGQPRFRSMWERYCRGVNAIVYMVDAADREKIEASRNELHNLLDKPQLQGIPVLVLGNKRDLPNALDEKQLIEKMNLSAIQDREICCYSVSCKEKDNIDITLQWLIQHSKSRRS, from the exons ATGTTACAATGG TCGGGCCAGTTCAGTGAAGACATGATTCCCACAGTCGGTTTCAACATGCGGAAAGTCACTAAAGGCAATGTGACAATAAAG ATATGGGACATAGGGGGACAGCCTCGCTTCCGAAGCATGTGGGAGCGCTACTGTCGAGGAGTCAATGCTATAGT TTACATGGTGGATGCTGCAGACCGAGAGAAGATAGAAGCTTCCAGAAATGAACTGCACAACCTTTTAGACAAACCACAGCTACAAGGAATTCCC GTTCTAGTACTGGGCAATAAACGAGACCTACCCAACGCACTTGATGAGAAGCAGCTGATTGAAAAAAT GAATCTATCTGCCATTCAGGACCGAGAGATCTGCTGCTATTCTGTCTCCTGCAAAGAGAAGGACAATATAG ATATCACGCTGCAGTGGCTCATCCAGCATTCAAAGTCACGGAGAAGCTGA
- the bhlhe40 gene encoding class E basic helix-loop-helix protein 40, whose protein sequence is MERITSEQPPPCVPRHPPLDIADMQGIDFPMYVYKPRRGMKRVDESKETYKLPHRLIEKKRRDRINECIAQLKDLLPEHLKLTTLGHLEKAVVLELTLKHVKALSGVLEQQQQKIIALQNDLQISDHHGGDSAESSEEMFRSGFHLCAKEVLHYLASQESSKDLTPSHVISHIQKVAAEVLHHQSSQHPGESVPQSSEKPKKPAGEPQRAHEGSAKNCVPVIQRTYPNATGEQSGSDTDTDSGYGGEPDKRDPKAQWSESHAKEGERKYVASARTPGVVKQEDDEPRAKKLRSDSPEDDLVSGHMAGGPGSYMSFSPNQPPFCLPFYLIPPAAAAYLPMLEKCWYPGSMPVMYPGMSGSTETRPSSLVMSPRTGSPASYQNHMDSPVPHKALKQVPSLNLETKD, encoded by the exons ATGGAGAGAATTACCAGCGAACAACCACCTCCCTGTGTGCCAAGACACCCACCACTGGATATAGCTGACATGCAAGG AATCGATTTTCCCATGTATGTGTACAAACCCAGGAGGGGCATGAAGCGTGTGGATGAGAGCAAG GAGACGTACAAGTTGCCACACCGACTGATCGAAAAGAAAAGACGTGACCGAATCAACGAATGCATTGCCCAGCTGAAGGATTTGTTGCCAGAACATCTCAAGCTTACA ACGCTGGGTCATTTGGAGAAAGCCGTGGTGCTGGAACTCACTCTCAAGCACGTGAAAGCCCTGAGTGGCGTCCTggagcagcaacagcagaaaATTATCGCGCTACAGAACGACCTGCAAATAA GTGACCATCATGGAGGCGACAGCGCGGAGAGCAGTGAGGAGATGTTCCGCTCCGGCTTCCACTTGTGTGCAAAAGAGGTCCTCCACTATCTGGCCAGCCAAGAAAGCAGCAAGGACTTGACCCCTTCCCATGTCATCAGCCACATCCAAAAGGTAGCAGCTGAGGTCCTGCATCACCAAAGCAGCCAACACCCGGGCGAGTCCGTCCCTCAGTCTTCGGAGAAACCGAAGAAACCCGCCGGAGAGCCTCAAAGGGCGCACGAGGGCTCGGCTAAGAACTGCGTTCCCGTCATTCAAAGGACTTACCCGAACGCGACGGGGGAGCAGAGCGGCAGCGACACGGACACTGACAGCGGCTACGGGGGAGAACCTGACAAGCGTGACCCCAAAGCCCAGTGGTCAGAGAGCCACGCCAAGGAGGGGGAGCGCAAGTACGTCGCGTCTGCGAGGACGCCCGGCGTCGTCAAGCAGGAGGACGACGAGCCTCGGGCCAAGAAGTTACGGTCGGACTCCCCAGAAGACGACCTCGTCTCTGGTCACATGGCAGGAGGCCCTGGCAGCTATATGAGTTTCTCCCCCAACCAGCCCCCGTTTTGTCTCCCCTTCTACCTCATCCCCCCTGCAGCGGCGGCCTATCTGCCCATGCTGGAGAAGTGCTGGTACCCCGGGAGCATGCCGGTTATGTACCCGGGCATGAGCGGCTCTACGGAGACACGTCCCTCGTCTCTGGTGATGTCCCCAAGGACAGGGTCTCCAGCATCCTACCAGAACCACATGGACTCCCCCGTTCCTCACAAAGCTTTAAAGCAGGTCCCCTCGTTAAACTTGGAAACTAAAGACTGA
- the arl8bb gene encoding ADP-ribosylation factor-like protein 8B-A isoform X2, whose product MLALINRLLDWFRSLFWKEEMELTLVGLQYSGKTTFVNVIASGQFSEDMIPTVGFNMRKVTKGNVTIKIWDIGGQPRFRSMWERYCRGVNAIVYMVDAADREKIEASRNELHNLLDKPQLQGIPVLVLGNKRDLPNALDEKQLIEKMTAR is encoded by the exons ATGCTGGCCCTCATAAACAGGCTTTTGGACTGGTTCCGGTCCCTCTTTTGGAAAGAAGAGATGGAGCTTACATTGGTGGGACTTCAGTACTCTGGGAAGACCACATTCGTCAATGTGATTGCA TCGGGCCAGTTCAGTGAAGACATGATTCCCACAGTCGGTTTCAACATGCGGAAAGTCACTAAAGGCAATGTGACAATAAAG ATATGGGACATAGGGGGACAGCCTCGCTTCCGAAGCATGTGGGAGCGCTACTGTCGAGGAGTCAATGCTATAGT TTACATGGTGGATGCTGCAGACCGAGAGAAGATAGAAGCTTCCAGAAATGAACTGCACAACCTTTTAGACAAACCACAGCTACAAGGAATTCCC GTTCTAGTACTGGGCAATAAACGAGACCTACCCAACGCACTTGATGAGAAGCAGCTGATTGAAAAAAT gacagctaggtga
- the LOC114554381 gene encoding N-acylethanolamine-hydrolyzing acid amidase codes for MMVRAAVLLLLGLVVSCRTQFAPPTLNISLDEDPEVRWVPLTKVFDVDYLKKAAAEVIDSTVPKWVHHAVIPIVEALEKYIPQPYAGEIRGMSTHMGGSIADVIILNFAYEISAFCTSIVAQDKNGHVYHGRNLDYPHPVLRNLTVNIIFLKNGKVAYSGTSFAGYVGLWTGQSPNKFTVSGDQRGSEHWWNWWKNVVSAVLFRRSPVSWLVRETLEEAENFQDAVMRLSKIPIITGVYYIVGGVQAGEGAVITRDRAGPADIWPLDPVNGGWYRVETNFDHWLPPPAWDHRRDAANKAVNATGQDHINMETLYQVLSLVPVCNGITVYTTIMSAAAPEKYNTLVRPQGCQLK; via the exons ATGATGGTGCGGGctgcggtgctgctgctgctcggaCTCGTCGTGTCGTGCCGAACACAGTTCGCTCCGCCCACACTGAATATCAGTCTGGACGAAGATCCAGAAGTGCGATGGGTGCCTCTAACTAAAGTCTTTGACGTAGACTACCTGAAGAAAGCCGCTGCTGAGGTCATTGA CTCTACAGTTCCAAAATGGGTGCATCATGCAGTTATACCTATTGTGGAGGCCTTGGAAAAGTACATTCCTCAGCCCTATGCGGGAGAGATCCGTGGCATGTCTACACACATGGGAGGAAGCATTGCAGATGTCATCATTCTCAACTTTGCCTATGAAATATCTGC ATTTTGCACAAGCATCGTAGCTCAGGACAAAAATGGGCATGTGTACCACGGCAGGAACCTTGATTATCCACATCCTGTTCTGAGGAATCTGACTGTCAACATCATTTTCCTCAAGAATGGAAAG GTGGCGTACAGCGGAACTTCATTTGCTGGCTATGTTGGCCTGTGGACGGGACAGAGTCCTAACAAGTTTACCGTCTCTGGCGACCAGCGAG GCAGTGAACACTGGTGGAACTGGTGGAAGAACGTGGTGTCTGCTGTTCTTTTTCGGAGATCCCCAGTCAGCTGGCTGGTGAGGGAG ACACTGGAGGAAGCAGAGAACTTTCAAGATGCAGTGATGCGTCTCTCCAAGATACCCATCATCACTGGGGTGTATTACATTGTGGGTGGGGTGCAAGCAGGGGAAGGGGCTGTCATCACCAGAGACCGAGCGGGCCCCGCTGATATCTGGCCACTGGATCCTGTAAATGGAGG ATGGTACAGAGTGGAGACAAATTTTGACCACTGGCTTCCTCCCCCAGCCTGGGATCATCGAAG AGACGCAGCCAACAAAGCAGTAAATGCTACTGGCCAAGATCACATCAACATGGAGACATTGTATCAG GTTCTGTCACTGGTTCCAGTGTGTAATGG AATTACTGTTTACACGACAATAATGAGTGCAGCAGCCCCCGAGAAGTACAATACACTTGTCAGGCCACAG GGCTGCCAACTGAAGTGA
- the arl8bb gene encoding ADP-ribosylation factor-like protein 8B isoform X1 encodes MLALINRLLDWFRSLFWKEEMELTLVGLQYSGKTTFVNVIASGQFSEDMIPTVGFNMRKVTKGNVTIKIWDIGGQPRFRSMWERYCRGVNAIVYMVDAADREKIEASRNELHNLLDKPQLQGIPVLVLGNKRDLPNALDEKQLIEKMNLSAIQDREICCYSVSCKEKDNIDITLQWLIQHSKSRRS; translated from the exons ATGCTGGCCCTCATAAACAGGCTTTTGGACTGGTTCCGGTCCCTCTTTTGGAAAGAAGAGATGGAGCTTACATTGGTGGGACTTCAGTACTCTGGGAAGACCACATTCGTCAATGTGATTGCA TCGGGCCAGTTCAGTGAAGACATGATTCCCACAGTCGGTTTCAACATGCGGAAAGTCACTAAAGGCAATGTGACAATAAAG ATATGGGACATAGGGGGACAGCCTCGCTTCCGAAGCATGTGGGAGCGCTACTGTCGAGGAGTCAATGCTATAGT TTACATGGTGGATGCTGCAGACCGAGAGAAGATAGAAGCTTCCAGAAATGAACTGCACAACCTTTTAGACAAACCACAGCTACAAGGAATTCCC GTTCTAGTACTGGGCAATAAACGAGACCTACCCAACGCACTTGATGAGAAGCAGCTGATTGAAAAAAT GAATCTATCTGCCATTCAGGACCGAGAGATCTGCTGCTATTCTGTCTCCTGCAAAGAGAAGGACAATATAG ATATCACGCTGCAGTGGCTCATCCAGCATTCAAAGTCACGGAGAAGCTGA